The genomic segment CGGCCACACGCGCTGCATGATCTCGTCTTTCGACACCAATGCGCCGTTCGCCCGAATCAGGAGTTCGAGAATTTCGAATGCACGGCTGCCGATGCGCAGCAGTTTGCCGTTCGAGCGAATTTCACGCCTGTCGAGAAAAACGTGAAGCGTTCCAATCCTGATCATGGGAATTCTTAATCGATTTCTTTCATTGATGCCCTGTCAGAAATGACACCGGTTCGACGCCATGCTACGGCATTTGCGTCGCGAAATGATTCAAATTATCAGAACAGGAAGAGCAAAATTTTTGAATCGACGAGAACCACGATCGCCGCGACGCCCCGGCATGCGCCGTGTCCCGCCCGGCGCGACGCATCACGGCGTCCTGCATTTTCAATGTGTGAAACAGTCGTTCACCCGTGAACCAGTTTCGCAGGATAAAACGGCCGATATGCCGAAATCAATTTCGTGATCCCGTTAATTGAAATCGCAGTTCGCATGACTTGCGAAAAAAACCTGGTAAAAGCGACGTGCGAAGCGCAGCAAAATCGATTCCGGGCGTGAGAACCGGTCGGATTTTCCGTTCAGAACGATTCAGGCGCCGCTCAGGACATTCAGCGGCGCGGCGCGCGACGATGGTTCGATGGCGCCAGCGTCGAGCGACCGCCGTCACGCCGCGAGGAACACGACCATGGGCAACCGTATCGCCGGCATCCGGATTCCCGACGGCCCGATCGCACGGGAGGCCGCCGCGACCGTGCGCGCCGGCGCACCGGAACTCCTGTTCCGGCACGCGATGCGCGTGTTCGCGTTTGCGTCGATCATCGGCCTGCGTCGCGGCATCGCGTTCGACGCCGAGCTGCTGTACGTCGCCGCACTGTTCCATCACTTCGGGCTGACGGAGCGCTACCGGCATTCGCGCCGGCGCTTCGAAATCGACGGCGCGAATGCCGCACACGCGTTCCTCGGCGGATACGGCGTCGCCGCCGACGATGCGGAGGAGGTCTGGCGTGCGATCGCGCTGCACACGAGCTTCGGCATTCACCCGTACATGACGCCGTTGACGGCGTTGCTCGGCGCGGGTATCGAGACGGATCTCTTTGCGCGTCATTTCGACGACGTGTGCCGATCCGAACGCGACGAGATCCTGAACGCGTGGCCGCGCGGCCCGGGTTTCAAGGAGCTGTTCCTCGAGGCGCTCGCCGCGGGCACCGCGCATCGCCCTGCCACTGCGTTCGGCAACGTCGGCGCCGACGTGCTCGAGCGTTGCGACCCGGACTATCGTCGTACGAATTTCTGCGGCCTGGTGCTCGGGTCGAAATGGACGGAGTGAGCCGTCCGGTCGGCCAGGCCCGCTCCGCCACGTCATGGCCGCGGCCGTGTCATGCGCGGGCGAACGCCAGCAGTTCGTCGTTCAATCGTTGCGCATGCGTCAGATACAGCGCGTGCGGCCCGCCCTCGTAGACGCTCAGCGTCGCGTGCGGCACGCGCTTCGCCGTGGCGGCGCCCGTGAGCGCGAGCGGCACCGTCTGGTCGTCGTCGCCGTGAATCACGAGCGTCGGCACGTCGAACTTGTCGAGATCCGCCCTGAAATCGGTTTCGGAGAACGCGCCGACGCAATCGAGCGTGCCCTTCAATCCGGCCTGCAGCGCCATGAACGAGGTCCAGTCGAGCGCGGCGCGCGAGATCGTCGAAGCGGCCCGGTTCGAACCGGTGAACAGCGGCCAGAATTGCTCGAAGAATGCCGCGCGGTCGGCCACGATGCCCGCGCGAATACCGTCGAACACGGCCACGTCGACGCCGTCCGGATGGTCGTCGCGTCGCGCGACCAGCGGCGTCACCGACCCCATCAGCACGGCCTTCGCGATGTGTCGCGTGCCGTGCCGGCCGATGTAGCGGGCCACTTCGCCGCCGCCCATCGAAAAGCCGACGAGCGTCACGTCGCGCAGCGCGAGCGTCTCGATCAGCGTCGCGAGATCGTCCGCCAGCGTGTCGTAGTCGTACCCCGTCCACGGCTGGCCGGATCGGCCGAAGCCGCGCCGGTCGTAGGCGATGCAGCGAAAACCGTGCGATGCGAGATGATGCATCTGGACGTCCCACATGTCCGCATTCAGCGGCCAGCCGTGAATGAACACGACCGGGCGCCCTGCACCCCAGTCCTTGTAGTGGATCGAAACGCCGTCGCGTGTCGTGAACGTGCTCATGAAGATTCCTTAGCGGTGAAAATGCAGCGGCCGCCAGCGATGGCCGACGGACTGCGCGCACCGTCCCGTGTCATGAACGGGACAGCCTGACGATGAACCGTTCCAGTTCGGACGCGAGGATCACCTCGCGGTAGTTCGCGGGGCGCTTCGCTCCGCGCCATTGCGGCTTGTAGATCGCATCGCCGGTATGAATCGTGATGCCGGTCAGCGCGCAGCGGCCGAGGGCGCGGGACTTCGCGCTGATCCAGCGCTGCTCGTCGTAGCGGCAGCGCGTCGGATCGCTCCACGATATCAGCACCGACGAATCGGTCTGCCGCTCGGCGGCGACGATCGCGCAACGGCGGCGCACGCCGCCGCTCGACGCGGGCCACGCATCGTCGCGATGGCGGCGGCGCGCGGCGTCCGGGTCGCGAAGATGCGACGGCGCACAGCGGCTCGCGGCCGGCGACGGGTCGAGCAGCGTCATCACGTGCTCCCAGCGATTGAATTCGTCCATGGCGGCGTACCCAGGCAAGTGGCAACGGGGCGCGGATGGTTCGCACCCGCCCGCATTGCGGTCGTCATCCGCCGGCACGAACTGGCAAGACCCGCGACGGGATGACCTGATGCTGACAATAACGAGCCGCCGCTGAAGAGTCTTGATTCCGGGCTTAATTTTTCTGGCCGGTGCGTTCGCGCGACCTGCGCCGCGACCGCCTTCATGAAAATTCAGCGCGATTTCAGTACAGGTTGCATGACCCCGCGATAGGCTCCTGTCGGCGTTGGTTCGCAGCCTTCGCGCGCCTGCCGGCCCGCGACCGCGAACGCACGCCGGCTGCCGGCGCGATTGCCGCATGCGGGCAGGTCCGAACCATCCATCCAACGCGGCATCGTTCCACCGCACGTTCAAGGAGTCCCAATGCGTCCAGCAGACATCGACGCCGTTCCCTCGGCGCGTCGCCGAGACATGCTGCTTGCCGGCGCGACCGCCGTTGCAGCCGCCGCGCTGCCGGCGGCCGCCGCCGCTGCCGCCCCCAAACACGCCGCTTCCGCCCATCAAGGAGCTCATCCGATGAACACGATCACCACCAAAGACGGTACGCAGATTTACTTCAAGGACTGGGGCAGCGGCCGCCCGGTCGTCTTCTCGCACGGCTGGCCGCTGTGCGCTGACGCGTGGGACCCGCAGATGCTGTTCCTGGTGCAGCACGGCTATCGCGTGATCGCGCACGATCGCCGCGGTCACGGCCGCTCGAGCCAGCCGTCGCACGGCAACGACATGGACACGTATGCCGACGATCTGGCGGCGCTGATGGATGCGCTCGACCTGCGCGAAGCCACGCTCGTCGGC from the Burkholderia pyrrocinia genome contains:
- a CDS encoding HD domain-containing protein, with translation MGNRIAGIRIPDGPIAREAAATVRAGAPELLFRHAMRVFAFASIIGLRRGIAFDAELLYVAALFHHFGLTERYRHSRRRFEIDGANAAHAFLGGYGVAADDAEEVWRAIALHTSFGIHPYMTPLTALLGAGIETDLFARHFDDVCRSERDEILNAWPRGPGFKELFLEALAAGTAHRPATAFGNVGADVLERCDPDYRRTNFCGLVLGSKWTE
- a CDS encoding alpha/beta fold hydrolase; translation: MSTFTTRDGVSIHYKDWGAGRPVVFIHGWPLNADMWDVQMHHLASHGFRCIAYDRRGFGRSGQPWTGYDYDTLADDLATLIETLALRDVTLVGFSMGGGEVARYIGRHGTRHIAKAVLMGSVTPLVARRDDHPDGVDVAVFDGIRAGIVADRAAFFEQFWPLFTGSNRAASTISRAALDWTSFMALQAGLKGTLDCVGAFSETDFRADLDKFDVPTLVIHGDDDQTVPLALTGAATAKRVPHATLSVYEGGPHALYLTHAQRLNDELLAFARA
- a CDS encoding DUF3331 domain-containing protein; its protein translation is MDEFNRWEHVMTLLDPSPAASRCAPSHLRDPDAARRRHRDDAWPASSGGVRRRCAIVAAERQTDSSVLISWSDPTRCRYDEQRWISAKSRALGRCALTGITIHTGDAIYKPQWRGAKRPANYREVILASELERFIVRLSRS